The DNA region TTTTCTTGCAGGTCTTATTTGTGGAATTAAAGGGGCCCTACTTTGGTCACTCATTGTCGGCTTCCTCACAAGTATTTTTTTGGGCCTTCAATTAAGCGGCCACATTTTTCCTTATGACATTTCCGTTAAAGGGCATCTTCTCGCTCAAGGCTTCATTTGCTTCGGCTATATCTTTCTCTCAGGACTTCTAATCTCTATCTATCTTGGATTAGAACACGGTTATCTAAAAATCCTCTCTGAAAAAAATAATAAAATTCAAAACTTACTCAGAGTCATTTTACACGATATTTTAAACCCACTAACAATTGTCTATGGAGCAAGTTACCGCTTAAAGAAAATGGTCGAAAGAGATTTATTAAGTCTTGAAAAGGTTGAAAACGAGGTTCAAAAAATCGATAGGGCCTCAAAGACCATCACCAGTATCCTTGAGCAAGTTCGCAATATGCACACTTACGAGTCGAAGGAATTTATCAAGAGAACTCCATGCTCGATGAAAGAGACGATAGAACATATTGAATTTCTCTTTCGTGAAAAACTCGATCAAAAGCAAATTGAACTTTCAGTTTTTGGTTTAGAAAACGATATATCTGTTCTTGCAGAAAAAACTATTTTAGAAAACCAAATCCTCGGTAACGTTATTTCCAATGCAATTAAGTTTTCAGATCAAAACTCAAAGCTGCATATTACACTGAAAGAACATTTTGATTTTATATGTATTGAAGTCAAAGACTTTGGAATAGGAATTCCAAAAAAGATGCTCGATAAAATGAAGGACAATCACATCAATGCCACAAGAAAAGGAACGAGTGGAGAAAAAGGAAATGGTCTAGGCGTTCTCATTTTAAAATCATTTACAGAGCTCTTTGATGGAGAGCTGACAATTGATTCAAAAACAAAAGATGAATCACCAAAAGACCATGGAACATCTGTTAAAATTTACTTACGACCCGCAACGCTTAAAGCTGAGCATCAGCAACAGGAGTAAAGCTCATAAGAGCTTTCATCTCTTCAAATAATTCATCAAAATCAAATGGCTTAATCAGATATTTTCGCACCTTTAAAGCATGTGCCCTCTTAAGACGATCCATGTCACTATGCATACTAATAACAAAAATTGGCGTGTGCTCATCTTCTTCTCTAATTAAAGAAATGAAATCGAGCCCATTCATAACAGGCATATCCAAGTCGGTAATGATCATGTCGATGTCTCCGCGCTCTTTATAGATTTCGAAGGCCTCTTGACCATTTTCCGCAAAGATATATTCGTTCTCAGAGAGATCTGAATCTCTACCCAATTTACACTCAAATAGAAAGTGCACATCTTTTTCATCATCTACGATTAAAACTTTCTTTGTCATCCAATCCCTCTCACCTTACTTCTTCGATTCACTGATTATAAGTTGAGTAAAGCCCAAATCACGGCCTTTTGTTAATATACTTTCAAACTTATTTCTTTTCGGTCACTTACATGACAAATATAAATATGACTCTCTCTGGTGCTACGACTACTAAAAACGGCAAACTACATGTGCTATGGCCATTTTTTGTGTAAATCTTCACATTTCAGCGAGGTAACTCACCGATAAACCGTTAATTCTAATCGGCAGATCGAAGAAAAGTTTGAAAGGTAAAACGAAAAGAATAAATGACAAAACTAAAGATTCTTGATCTTCTATTAGATAAAATACTGTTAACAATAGCATCTATTTACAACAGGGAATTTTTTTGAATTTTAGAGATATTTGTAGGACGGTCGCGTCTTTTCTATTCACTCATTGTCATTATCGAGAGCTCAGTCGAAAAGGCTCTTTTAAATCGAACTTTGTCTTACCTATTCGCCTATTGTCACTATCGTGACACTAGTCGAAAAGGCGATGATTAAAAAAAAAGCCCCGTGAGGGGCTCTTTTAAATCGAACTTTGTCTTACCTATTCGCCTATTGCCACTATCGTGACACTAGTCGAAAAGGCGATGATTAAAAAAAAAGCCCCGTGAGGGGCTCTTTTTGATCGAACTAAAGCTTCCCTATGTGCTCAGTTGTCACTATCGTGACACTAATCACAAAGGCGATGATTAAAAAAAAAGCCCCGTGAGGGGCTCTTTTAAATCGAACTTTGTCTTACCTATTCGCCTATTGTCACTATCGTGACACTAGTCGAAAAGGCGATGATTAAAAAAAAGCCCCGTGAGGGGCTCTTTTTTTAATCATCGTTATCAAGTTTTTCTTTTCTTTCTGCGATAACTTTTTCTTGGATGTTTGATGGACAATCAACATACTTAGCGAATTCCATTGTGTATGACGCTTTACCAGCAGACATAGAACGTAGGTCGTTAGAGTATCCAAACATCTCAGAAAGAGGAACCTCAGCGTTGATGATAACTTCTCCTCCCGGATCAGTCTCAGAACCTTGGATCATCCCTCTTCTAGAAGAAAGGTCACCAATTACTGAACCTTGATACTCATCAGGAGTTGTAACTTCAACTTTCATTACTGGTTCCATAATTACTGGATCAGCAGCTCTAATAGCTTTTCTCATTGCTTGTCTAGCAGCAATACGGAAGGCCATATCAGAAGAGTCAACATCGTGGTACTTACCATCTTGTAGGAAAACTTCACAGTTAATAACTGGGAACGCTGCAAGAGGTCCTTTATCCATAACGTCTTGGAAACCTTTTTCACAAGCTCCAATATATTCGTTAGGAATCGATCCACCTTTAATTTCGTTGTGGAATCTAAATACCTGATCTTCTTTTTCTTTGTTTTCATCAGTAAGTGGCTTAAGAACACCAACAACTTGACCAAATTGACCAGAACCACCCGTTTGCTTCTTGTGAGTGTATTCGTAGTTAGTTTGAGTTCTAATTGTTTCACGGTAGTTAACCTGTGGCGCACCAACAGTTACTTCAGCACCGAATTCACGCTTAAGTCTTTCAACGTAAATTTCAAGGTGAAGCTCACCCATACCTGCAATTCTTGTTTCACCTGATTCTTCATCAGTGTAAACGTGGAATGTAGGGTCTTCTTTAAGGAATTTAGCAAGACCTTTAGACATCTTAGCTTGCTCGTTCTTATCCTTACATGAAATCGAAAGTTCGATAACTGGAATTGGAACGTGAATCCCTTCAAGAGAAAGGTTAAGGTTGTCATCTTTACCAACGAAAGTATCCCCTGAAGCACAGTCGATACCTACGATAGCGATGATATCACCAGCGTGTGCTGAATCGATATTCTCTCTATCGTTAGAGTTCATACGAACCATACGTCCGATTCTAACTTTCTTACCTGTTCTTGTATTGTAAACAGTGTCACCCTTATTAAGAGTACCACGGTAAATTCTTGTATAAGTAAGCTGTCCAAATTGCTCATCAGTGATCTTGAATGCCATAGCAAGTAGATCTTCTGCTGGATCTGGATTGATTTCTACTGTTTCATCATTATCAGAGTTAACAGCAGTTGGCGCAGCACAAGTAAGTGGTGAAGGAAGGTATCTTGCAACAGCTTCAAGAAGTGCTTGAACACCTTTGTTCTTGAATGCAGAACCCATATATACAGGAGTTAGTTGAAGTGACTGAACACCTTTTTTAATACAAAGGTGAAGTTGCTCTTCAGTTGGCTCGTTACCCTCTAGGTAAGCTTCCATTACGTCATCATCAAATTCAGCTACAGCGTCAACCATTTCTGATCTTAGCTCTTCTACTTTATCAGCTAGGTCTGCTGGGCAGTCTTCGATTCTGATATTTTCACCGTTATCACCATCGTAGTACCAAGCTTTTCTAGTGATGAGGTCTACAGCACCTAGGAAACCGTCTTCAGCTCCGATAGGACATTGCATAAGAACAGCATTGTGGTTTAGCTTGTCTCTAAGAGCATCTCTACCATTGAAAGCGTTCGCTCCCATTCTGTCCATTTTGTTAAGGAAGGCCATTCTTGGTACGTTATAACGCTTCATTTGTCTGTCAACAGTAATAGACTGAGACTGAACACCAGAAACAGAACAAAGTACAAGGATTGCACCATCAAGAACACGTAGTGATCTTTCTACTTCTACAGTGAAGTCAACGTGACCCGGAGTATCGATAATATTGATACGAGTATCTTTATCAACACCGTCAGCGAAAGTTGTTCCTTTACCGCTAGCACCTTTCCAGAATACTGTTGTAGCAGCAGATGTAATTGTAATCCCTTTTTCCTTCTCTAGTTCCATGTGGTCCATTTTTGCACCATCACCACCACCACGAACGTCTTCGATCTTGTGGATCATGTCACAGTAAAAAAGGATACGCTCAGTAAGAGTCGTCTTTCCTGAGTCAATGTGTGCCGAAATCCCGATGTTACGAGTTTTGGCCATTAGTTTGTTGTTAATCATTACTTCTCTCCAAACTTAACGACTGTTATTAATTAACCGATTAAAATTAGCATATTTAAAACCGCATCTTAGTGAAATTCTGGGAATGAGTCAATCTAGGAAGAAAGAAAAAACCTCATTAAAGTTACATTACCTAGGTTTTATTGACCCACCTCTTTTTTTCAAAAGTGATTTAATCAGATATTGACAAGAACACCTTTCGGCCTTAAAACTTTTTGACGCAAAACAACCAATGTAAAATTAAGAGATTAGCTTTCAATATTCATTATTGACCGAGGGTAATTTGAGAATGAGGGACGCAATCAATAAGCAAGATTTATACGAATCTGTAAAAACGCTCGTCGAAACTGATGCACCACACATCCATTTAAATCAACATAAGCTCTATACGCTTTTTAGTATTGGCTTTCAGTATCTACTGTACCAATCAACTAAAAATCCAGGTGCCTATGTTTTAAGAATCGAAGACAGTCATCTGGCCGAAAAAATTTATCGAAAAGCTAAAGATGAAAGTACGCGCAAGTTTCTTCAGTCACTTCTAATTCCAAGAAAACTCAAATATGGAAAAAGTATGTTCTATCTGGACTTCTTTCACCTTGGAACATGGAATATGACAAAAGACATTCCAAAAGAAAAACTCAAGGGAGCTCTTATTGTCAAAAATACGACGAAGAGACCAATGAATGAATTAGTTGAAGCTGGAAGTGAAGAGGAAGTTCTCTTTGAAGGATTACCAGAAAATTACTTCTTAACTTCTCTAACAGAGTTTGTACCAAGAACTTTAACAATTTCTTTTGAGGATGAATTTGAGGATCTTGAAATTGTTCGATTTCCATTTATTAAAAAAGAAGCCGAAAAAACAGTCTCGGGAGTTACATTGAGTAACGAACTTGATTGGGACAAAATATAAGTCGACTTGGGCCACTAGTGAAAATTAGAGGCCCAAAACATCTCTCACTTAATTAGAGTAATCCTCTTTTCAAAAAGTAAACCACAAGTTCGGTTAAAAATATCGAAAGTAATACAAAGAGAATTGCTAAGAGGATAGATTCCTCTTTAGGCGTATAACTGGCAGCAATTAATGCATATCCAGAATTATCCAATTTTCCATAGAAGGCCGAATAGCGCTTATCATTGTGTTCAAAAGTTTCAAAGCCCCTCTTCCCTTTTAAAACCTCTCGCCCTATTAAGGCGACAGAATCGTTTTTATCATATTGAACAAAAGAGCTAACTGCGACATTTTCACCAAAATTGTCGAGAATATTATTACCTTGAAAGTTTTTAAGGGGGTGAATAATTTTAGCGCGATCCCAATGATACCAATAGGTCCCATTTGGGGCTATTAAAGAGAGGTATATTCTTTCGGGATGAGAAAAATTATTTTTTAGATCAATGAGAAAGGGCTTCATAATATCCCACGAAAGAGAACCTCCGACCATACCGACGACTCTTCCGTCTCTTACAATCGAAGCGGCGACGACAATTTGTTTCACAGAAGTTGTATACGAGATCATAGGAGAAGAAATAAAAATCTTCTTCTTATGTTGTTCATTACTACCAACAGTTTGTTTCCAATAATCACGACGCCTGATACTTCGTGGCCTAGTATCTTCACTCGTATCATCAAAAGTTCGAATCATGTTAAAGTGAGGATTACCCCCATGAGTATTATAGAACTCTCCCTTAGGGGTTCCAACGATAAACTTTTCAAAGGTCTTATCTTCTTTTA from Halobacteriovorax sp. GB3 includes:
- a CDS encoding sensor histidine kinase is translated as MTSIYHKTIKLYGKLFYALTKEGLEKNDLERRRLHSFILSVLSTSLLMWSYTLIALLYFESSIPFYVGLVCSIIHLLSVFTLRWSASRLFAITNIMLAAGVIHQSTFAYFSGGFNSNILIWFGVIPFLAGLICGIKGALLWSLIVGFLTSIFLGLQLSGHIFPYDISVKGHLLAQGFICFGYIFLSGLLISIYLGLEHGYLKILSEKNNKIQNLLRVILHDILNPLTIVYGASYRLKKMVERDLLSLEKVENEVQKIDRASKTITSILEQVRNMHTYESKEFIKRTPCSMKETIEHIEFLFREKLDQKQIELSVFGLENDISVLAEKTILENQILGNVISNAIKFSDQNSKLHITLKEHFDFICIEVKDFGIGIPKKMLDKMKDNHINATRKGTSGEKGNGLGVLILKSFTELFDGELTIDSKTKDESPKDHGTSVKIYLRPATLKAEHQQQE
- a CDS encoding response regulator gives rise to the protein MTKKVLIVDDEKDVHFLFECKLGRDSDLSENEYIFAENGQEAFEIYKERGDIDMIITDLDMPVMNGLDFISLIREEDEHTPIFVISMHSDMDRLKRAHALKVRKYLIKPFDFDELFEEMKALMSFTPVADAQL
- the fusA gene encoding elongation factor G, coding for MINNKLMAKTRNIGISAHIDSGKTTLTERILFYCDMIHKIEDVRGGGDGAKMDHMELEKEKGITITSAATTVFWKGASGKGTTFADGVDKDTRINIIDTPGHVDFTVEVERSLRVLDGAILVLCSVSGVQSQSITVDRQMKRYNVPRMAFLNKMDRMGANAFNGRDALRDKLNHNAVLMQCPIGAEDGFLGAVDLITRKAWYYDGDNGENIRIEDCPADLADKVEELRSEMVDAVAEFDDDVMEAYLEGNEPTEEQLHLCIKKGVQSLQLTPVYMGSAFKNKGVQALLEAVARYLPSPLTCAAPTAVNSDNDETVEINPDPAEDLLAMAFKITDEQFGQLTYTRIYRGTLNKGDTVYNTRTGKKVRIGRMVRMNSNDRENIDSAHAGDIIAIVGIDCASGDTFVGKDDNLNLSLEGIHVPIPVIELSISCKDKNEQAKMSKGLAKFLKEDPTFHVYTDEESGETRIAGMGELHLEIYVERLKREFGAEVTVGAPQVNYRETIRTQTNYEYTHKKQTGGSGQFGQVVGVLKPLTDENKEKEDQVFRFHNEIKGGSIPNEYIGACEKGFQDVMDKGPLAAFPVINCEVFLQDGKYHDVDSSDMAFRIAARQAMRKAIRAADPVIMEPVMKVEVTTPDEYQGSVIGDLSSRRGMIQGSETDPGGEVIINAEVPLSEMFGYSNDLRSMSAGKASYTMEFAKYVDCPSNIQEKVIAERKEKLDNDD
- a CDS encoding PDC sensor domain-containing protein; protein product: MIVFLHCGFLFYHAYEYLNESLFQNILIHEAKQLERPFNKSSEILDNFFDTQVQKIISITNDASFDHMDYKKFLPFIKEKLKEDKTFEKFIVGTPKGEFYNTHGGNPHFNMIRTFDDTSEDTRPRSIRRRDYWKQTVGSNEQHKKKIFISSPMISYTTSVKQIVVAASIVRDGRVVGMVGGSLSWDIMKPFLIDLKNNFSHPERIYLSLIAPNGTYWYHWDRAKIIHPLKNFQGNNILDNFGENVAVSSFVQYDKNDSVALIGREVLKGKRGFETFEHNDKRYSAFYGKLDNSGYALIAASYTPKEESILLAILFVLLSIFLTELVVYFLKRGLL